AAAACCAGTCTATTTCATTGATATTTTGACTTGTTGTTTAAAAATATTTTCTAGTGGCATTGTTTAGGCAAACTATTTGCTTTTTTTGCTAAAAAATATCTACAACTCAAACTATATTCTATTATGAATCATCAAAATTTCAAGTTTTATTCTCTTTTTGCTTTTCTCTTATTTGGTGCTTTTGGCTGTCAAAATCAAGAGGAGGAAATAGCACCAAATCAAGATAATTTTAATGTAGATGCCCAAGAGCTAGTAAAACTAGTAAATGAATACAGAACACAGGGTTGTACGTGTGGAAATGAACAAATGCCACCTGTAGGAACAATTACTTGGAATGAAACACTTGCCAAAACAGCTTATCTTCATAGCAAAGATATGAATGATAAAAACTATTTTTCACACACAGGAAAAGATGGTTCAAGTGCAGGAGAAAGACTAGAAAGACAAGGTTATGATTGGAGAACTTATGGAGAAAATATTGCAGAAGGTTACACCACTGAAAAATCAGTTATTGAAGGATGGATAGATAGTGAAGGACATTGTAGAAATATCATGAATCCAAATTTTCAAGAAATGGGTTTGGGTAGAGAAAGCAATTATTGGACACAAGTTTTTGGAGCGCAATAATGATGATAGGATATGGAATTTAGGAAATGGAGATGATAAATTAGAAACAAATATAGAAATTACGCACTCTAATATTACGTAAGGTTTGTTTTGATAGTTTGATATGTGATTTTGTTTTTAAATTGATACCAATTTTTATATATTTTGGTTGTTACATATTCTTCTAGTGTTACTGTACCCTAATAGGGTTTTAACCCTGTTTTATAGATAGCTAAAAATGTAAATTTATTTTTTAGTCTTCTAAAAATAATCTATTTATGAAAATTTTAATTTTTATACTTTTTACTCTTTCATTTATTACTACTATGAAAAACCCACTTCTTATTTTTGATTTTAAAGAAAATGCTAATATTTCCAACTGGAAAATTGTTGATGATGTAGTAATGGGTGGTAATTCAAATGGAAATTTTTATCTTAATAAAGCAGGAAATGGTATTTTTGAGGGAAAAATTTCTTTAGAAAATAATGGAGGGTTTTCTTCGCTTCGTTATACATTTGATAGAGAAAAAATAGCAGGTTATAAAAAAGTAAATATTTATCTAAAAGGAGATAAAAAACGCTATCAGTTTAGAGTAAAATCTAATGGAAGCGAAAAATACTCGTATATTTCTTATTTTAAACCAACTGGAGAATGGGAAACTATTGTACTTGATTTATCAGATATGATTCCTGCTTTTAGAGGAAAACGACTTACAGAACTACCCAATTATCAAGCAGAAGAGTTAGCAGAAATCAGATTTCTGATTGGAAACAAAAAAGAACAAAATTTTAAGTTAGAAATAGATAAAATAGAATTGGTTGAGTAAAAAATGTTTTGCAACGATTTAGAAATAGATAACGTCTTGAATAAAAGGGTTAAAAAAACACAAAAAATAGATATAAATCTACATTTGAATTTTTAATCTTTCATTTCACTTTGCAAGTAACCAACTTTTATTTATCTAAAAATGAAAAATCCCATATTCTTTATCCATTTTATTCCACAAAAGATACTTCAATCAGTATTATTTGGAATGTTGCTTTTTAGCTTGACTAGCTGTTTTTATGTAGAAGAACCTTCACAACCTGTTTATGAAACAGAATATAGCCCTGTTTATATCAGTCGTCAAGACTTGAATAATTCTGTAAAATTTGAGAATGCACGTCCACTCAAAAAAACAGGCAAAATTTTTATGAAAGGCTCGTATGTATTTGTTGGAGAGCGTTATGAAGGAGTTCATGTTATCGATAATCGTAATCCTAGAGAACCTAAAAATGTTGGTTTTATTAAGATTGCAGGAAATGTAGATGTATCAACAAAAGGAAATGTTTTGTATGCTGATAATGCTGTTGATTTGGTAGCAATAGATATTTCAAATCTACCAGTTATTAAAATAGTGAAACGTATAGAAGGTGTTTTTTCAGAAGCAAACCAAGTTCTTCCACCCGACGGAGGAAACTTTGAATATGATGCCAGCAAAGGATATATTATTAATTGGATAAAGAACGAATAATTGATAATTTACTTTTTTAGTATAAAAAATAATCTAATTTAGAAAAAAATGAAAAATAATATATATATACTCTTTGCTTTTTTAGCACTTTCTCTTACTAGTT
This is a stretch of genomic DNA from Bernardetia sp. MNP-M8. It encodes these proteins:
- a CDS encoding CIA30 family protein, whose translation is MKILIFILFTLSFITTMKNPLLIFDFKENANISNWKIVDDVVMGGNSNGNFYLNKAGNGIFEGKISLENNGGFSSLRYTFDREKIAGYKKVNIYLKGDKKRYQFRVKSNGSEKYSYISYFKPTGEWETIVLDLSDMIPAFRGKRLTELPNYQAEELAEIRFLIGNKKEQNFKLEIDKIELVE
- a CDS encoding CAP domain-containing protein — its product is MNHQNFKFYSLFAFLLFGAFGCQNQEEEIAPNQDNFNVDAQELVKLVNEYRTQGCTCGNEQMPPVGTITWNETLAKTAYLHSKDMNDKNYFSHTGKDGSSAGERLERQGYDWRTYGENIAEGYTTEKSVIEGWIDSEGHCRNIMNPNFQEMGLGRESNYWTQVFGAQ